The Elusimicrobiota bacterium sequence CCGTTTTTCCCCATGTGATCCGTCCCGGCCTGGACCGCGTCCATCGGGCTCTGTCCCTTCTGGGCCATCCCGAGGAAGCCTTCGCCTCGGTGATCGTGGGCGGAACCAACGGCAAAGGAACCGTGAGCGCCTTGATCGAATCGGCCCTCCGCCGGGGAGGGCATCGGACGGGTCTCTACACATCGCCGCACCTCCTGAACGTCCGCGAGCGGGTGCGGGTGGCCGGGATTCCCGTGGCTCGGCGGGCCTGGGCCCACGCCATGGCCCGGGTGGCCGAAATGAAACGGCGTCACAAAATTTCTTTGACGGAATTCGAAGCCCAAACCCTGGCCGCGTTCCTGGAGTTTGCCCGCGCCAAGGTGGACATCGCCGTGCTCGAAGTGGGCCTCGGTGGACGGCTGGACGCTGTGAACGCGGTGCCGGCTCCCGAACTCTCGGTGATCACGTCCATCGGGCTCGACCACACCGCGTGGCTGGGATCCACGCTGGATAAAATTTATTTTGAGAAACGAGGCATTGCCAGGGTCGGCACTCCGCTCCTCCAGGACATCCCCCGGTCTTTGCTCGCGGCGTCCCGCCGGTGGGCGGAGAGGGAGGGCATCCGGACCTGGACCCTGGGCCGGGAAATCCGGCTCGAATCGGTCCGGCGGGATCGGAAAGGCCTGCGGCAATGGGTGCGCGTGGGGTTGCCCGACGGGGCTCGGGGGCTGGTTCCGGTTCCCTTCTGGGGTGCCCATCAAGCGCGCAACGGAGCGCTGGCGTTCGCCGCGCTCCATCTTCTGGCCCGACGGGGGTGGCGCCTTTCCGAGAAAGCCATCCGTG is a genomic window containing:
- a CDS encoding bifunctional folylpolyglutamate synthase/dihydrofolate synthase, which gives rise to MSSAAPAHGFTGPRVRRWPPPPVFPHVIRPGLDRVHRALSLLGHPEEAFASVIVGGTNGKGTVSALIESALRRGGHRTGLYTSPHLLNVRERVRVAGIPVARRAWAHAMARVAEMKRRHKISLTEFEAQTLAAFLEFARAKVDIAVLEVGLGGRLDAVNAVPAPELSVITSIGLDHTAWLGSTLDKIYFEKRGIARVGTPLLQDIPRSLLAASRRWAEREGIRTWTLGREIRLESVRRDRKGLRQWVRVGLPDGARGLVPVPFWGAHQARNGALAFAALHLLARRGWRLSEKAIRDGMAAARWPGRFDVVQRTPPVVLDGAHNPAAARALAEAWRASSWGKTPAVLIFACLKDKDIGGIASALAGLVRRVIVTRLPSPRARPVEELEALWRRRVPTETARNFREAWRLARRERGAPVLIAGSLYLVGEAMKVLRRRI